DNA from Pseudobdellovibrionaceae bacterium:
TTCGTCTGTCGCGCCGTTAGTAGTTAGTAATTGCAACCCAGGGCCGTGAGGGCCCGGGCGAGCTGGGGATCCTCTCCCGACTCGGAAGAAAGACGGGCCTGTACGCAGGCCGTCAGTTTTTGGAGCGCCTGAGGGCGTGGGGTAACCCACTTCTCGGGCGTTTTCTTTTCCAGGCGCAGCGCTTTGGGAAACAGATCAAATTCACGGGGCACCCACTCGTCGTCGCCAGGGGCGGCGTCGACCGCGAGATCCGGAAAGATCCCTTCACCTTGGTTCGTGCGTCCGTTCGGCTGGTAGAAGAGTTGAACGGTGCGCGCTTCGACGGCTTCGCCGGGGGCTTCTGTGAAGGCGTTGAAGTCTTGGAGCGAGCCTTTGCCGAAGCTACGTTTGCCGACGACCCAGCCGGCGCCAAGATCTTGGACCGCGCCGGCCAGAAGCTCGGACGCGGAGGCGGAGGCCTCGTTGATCAAGACGACGAGGCCGCCCGTGTAGCGACGTTCGCCGGACGTGCGGTAGACCGTTTCCGCCGAGGTCGCGCCGGGCGCTTTCGCACGCACCGCCACCTGATCGGGTCCCGTGAAGAGCGACAGGATGCAGATCGCCTGATCGATGAAGCCGCCCGGATTGTCGCGTAGATCCAGCACGAAGTTCTTCGCGCCGTCCTCTTGCAAGTCATGCAATTGCAGATCGACTTCCGTGCAGAGTGAGAGATTCTGATCGCCGGTCGCGGCGAAGCGCTCGATGCGCACGACGCCCGTCGCGCTGGCGGGCAAGAAACGGCTTTCGATGTTTTTCATGCGGAAGGGCCGACGCGTGACTTTGAAGATGAGCGGTTGTCCCGCGCGTTCGATTTTCAATGTGACGACGGAACCTTCGGGGCCGCGCAGGCGTTTCACGACCTCTTCCGAGGACAGATCGAAGCCGATCTTTTGACCGTCGATCTCAAGTAAAAGGTCGCGGTCTTTCAGGCCCGCTTGGGCGCCGCCGCCACTCGCGATCACGCGCTGAAAGCGGTAGGCGCGGTTCGCGGGGTGCAAGGTCACGCCGACGCCGATGAGGCCCGGATCGTTCGAACCTTGGAACTCTTCGAAGTCCTGATGGGTCATCAAAAAGGCGTGGGCGTCGCGCGACTTCAGCTGACCGTCCAGCGCGGCCAGCACGATTTTGGACTCGGGCGTTCCGGTGGGCACGAGGGCCGCGACGCCGCGGATTTCCGCGCGGTAGTCGAAGGGGGGCGTTTTGCCGATGAGCGCTTTCACGCCCTCTTCCAGCGCTTGAAGTTTGCGGTCGCGGAGCTGGAGGGCCTCTTGATAGGTCGCGGGTTGAAGGCGCGTGATTTCGCGCGCGAGTTTCACGGGGCCGTAATCTTTCAGCAGCTCGTAGCGCGCCGACATTTCGGCTTCGCCGATGAGTTCACGACCATCGGGTACGAGTTTCAGGGCCGAGTTCAGGCCTTCCGCGCAGGTCATGGCGAGCTCGAAGTTGAACTCAAAACACTTCACGGGTTTGAAGTAGGTCTCGATGATGGTGAAGTTCAAACCGGGGTTGGGATCTTTCGCGGCGAGGTCCGCGAACACGGGATGCTGACAGGACGTGAACAGAAGGAGGACGACTTGAACCCAGAATTTCATGGCTCCGGGATCTAGCACAAAGGGCTTCGTGACGGGGAGGGGGCCCTCACCGCCATGTGCTTATTTCATGAGCGGAGAGGGGGCGAATCCCCTAGGTCCGCTTTAAAGCCTCGGCGATTTCGAGGGCCGCGTAGGTGAAGATGATCTCGGCGCCCGCCCGGCGGATCGAAATCAGCGACTCCATCATGATACGGGGGGCGTTGATCCAGCCCTTTTCGCCGCCGGCTTTGATCATCGCGTACTCGCCGCTGACCTGGTAGGCCGCGATGGGTAGATCCGAGGCCTCGCGCAGCTCGCGGATCACGTCCAGATAAGCGAGCGCGGGTTTCACCATCAGAATATCCGCGCCTTCGGCCGCATCCAAACGGGCTTCGCGGCGAGCCTCGCGGCGGTTGCGCGCGTCCATCTGGTAGGTCTTCTTGTCGCCGAAGCTCGGCGCCGACGAGAGCGCGTCGCGGAACGGACCGTAGAACGACGAGGCGTACTTCGCGCAGTAAGACAGGATGCCGACGTTCGTGAAACCCTTCTCGTCGAGTGCTGAGCGGATCGCGCCGATGCGGCCGTCCATCATGTCCGAGGGACAGACGAAGTCCGCGCCCGCTTCGGCGAGCGTGAGGGCCTGCTTCACCAGGACCGCGACGGTTTCGTCGTTCACGATCTGGCCGTCTTTGACGAGGCCGTCGTGTCCGTGGCTGGTGTAAGGGTCGAGCGCGACGTCGCAGAAGATCACGAGATCGGGGTATTCCTTCTTCAGCACGCGCACCGTTTCGGCGCACAGACCCTTCGGGTTGTAGGCCTGGCTGCCGCCGTCGTCTTTGAGCTTTTCGTCGATGACGGGGAAAAGGGCGATCCCCGGAATGCCGAGGTCGACCAGCCGGTCGCAGGTTTCAAACAAGGACTCGCGGCCCTCGCGGAAGATGCCGGGCATGGAGGGGATCGGAATACGCGCCTTCGGATCTTCGACGATGAAGACGGGAAGGACCAGGTTGCGCGCACCGAGGTCGGTCTCGTGGACCATCCGACGGATATTTTCAGTGCGTCGATTTCTGCGTGGCCGCTCGTTCATTTTCAGCATGCTGCAAGTCCTCCAGTTCGATCTCGACCTGTTCTTCGATTCGGTTCAATAAGTAGTTGTGCACTTTTTGGGTCCACTGCGCGTCCGCGTTCAGGCACGGGATGCGGTCGAAGACCTCTCCGCCCAGCGCGAGGAATTTTTCGCGCAGGCCCATGTCGAGCTCCTCGAGCGTCTCCAGGCAGTCCACCGCGAAACCGGGCGCGAGCACCATCAGCTTCTTCACGCCTTTTTGCGCCAGCGCGGTGATCGTGGGATCCGTCGCGGGCGTCAGCCAGGGTTCGCGCGTGAGTTTCGACTGGAAGGTCACGTGCACGGGCACGTTCCGCCACTCGGGGAAACGGGCTTTCAATTTGCGCTCCAGCGCGCGCGAGGTTTCGTAGCACTGGCCGCGGTAACAGAGTTCATGCTGCAAGATCTTACACTCCGGCGTCTTCACGCAATTCTCGCAGCGCGGATGCATTTTCGTCACGTGCCGGACCGGAATCGAATGGTAACTGAAAACGATGGCGTCGGGTTGCTCGAGCTTGCGATGTTCGGCGACCGAGTCCACGAGCGCGTCGATGTAGAAATCCAGATGGTAGTAATGCTGGACGAGCTTGACGCCCCGAAACGGCGAGCGGCGCAGTTTCTCTTTCAAGTTTTCGAAGCTCGTCAGCGTCGAGCTTTCCGCGTACTGCGGGTACATGGGCATGACCATGATGCGCTCGACCTTCTGTTTGCGCAGTTCCAAAAGCGCCTTCATCAGATCGGGTTCGCCGTAACGAAACGCCCAGACGATGGGAAGGTCCATCTGGCGGGTCAACGGCCCCTCTTGAAAATCCATCTTCAGATTTTTGACGAAGTCTTCGGTCAGGTATTTGAGCGGGCTTCCGCGCGAGGTCCAGATTTTCTTGTAAAGCGCGCCCGATTTCGGGGCGCGAAACGGCGCGATGATTCCGTACACGAGGAGCGCGCGGAAAAGCCACGGGCGGTCGATGACGAAGGGATCCATCAAGAACTCGATCAAGTAATTGCGGACATCTTTGGTTTCGGTGGTGCGCGGGGTCCCCAGATTGAGGATCAGTAGGCCCCAGCGGCTGGTTTGCAGGCTCATCGGTTTTTTCCTTCGAACTGGTCGTCGACCCATTCGGTGATTCGGGTCAGCCCGATCCCCGCGACGTAGTTACCGACCAGACGGATCTTGCCCCAGTCCTTCTGGAACTCCGGCTGCACTTGGGCGAGCGCGAAGTCGTAGCGGGGAAGGCCCGCGGGCCATCTTTGGATTTCGACGTGCAGGGCGGGCAGGGCGCGGCCCGTATCGCGGGCGCGGGTCTCCTCGATCAGCTCGCGGATTTTCGCGTCCGGGGCCTGGGCGAGGTTTTCGCCCTTCATGATGTAAGTTTCCGAGCGGTGGGCTTCGCTGCGGCCTTTGAAGATGCGGTCGTTGAAGAGGACGCCCAAGACTTCGCCGCCGAGCTCGGGATGGTTCAGGTAACCGAAACCGTCACGGTCGCGGGCGTCGCGCGTGAAAAAGGCCGTGGCGGTGACGACCGGAACCCGCGGAACCGCCGCGAGCGCCTGAGCCAGCTTGGGCTCCAGGTTTGCCGTCAGGGCGGCCGCCGCAGGCGAGGACAAGGCGATCCAGATTTTACGGACGGCGGGATTCTTGTGAAATTCTTCGAGATCGGCGGGCGTCACGCGTTTTTGGATCAGTTGCGTTCCCGGATCTTCGTTGAGCCTTTCCACGAGCGCGCCGATCAGCTGCCCCATACCACGCGGGAACGAGACGGTGCCTTTGATCCGGCCTTTGAGTTTTGCGCGGCGTTTGCGTTTCGCGAAGAAACGGCCCAGCACGAGCTGCGCGGACAGCTCTTCCGCCGGCAGGACGTAAATCCCGCGCGTGGCGGGACGAAGCAGTCGTTCGGTCGCGGCGTGACCGAGCACGCGCTCGCCCCAGTCGCGGACGCTCTCGTCCGCGCGCGGGGGCATTCGTCCAGAGACGAGACTCCACAAAATCCGCAGCGCCATGAGGACCGACTGCAAAATCGAAAGCGGCCAGCGTTGAAAGCCACGGGACGAGTGGATGAAACGGGCCTTGGATTCGTCGTTCGCTTTTAAGATCGGGATCTCGAGGTCTTTCGCCAACTCCACCAGACTGGGATTCGCCAAAAAACCGTTGGCCGCGGTTTCGGTCGGACCGAAAACCGTTTGCCGCGTCTGGATCATGCCGCCGAACTGACCGGCTTCGTACAAACGCACCCACACCCCGGCCTGACGTAAACGCCAGGCGAGGTAAAGCCCGCTGAACCCGCCACCGATGATGACGTGGTGGGGTTCTTGGCCGTCGGGATGGCGTTTCAGTTCAAACATGTCCGGCCTCAGATCGACGAAGAGAAAATACGGGTTTGGGGTTGCGCGCGGCGGAAACGCAGATCGAAACCCAGACACGCGTTTCGCAGAAACGGGCGGCCCGCGTCGGTGATCTTGAGTTCGTGCGCGTCGAGTTCGACCAAGTGATCGGTCAGCATCGGCGCCAGAAATTCGCGAAGATCTTTTTCCTGCTCGGGACCGGTCAGGCGCACGTGCCCTTGGGTCATGAGCTGCAGGATCTGCGCGCGGGCCGTGCGGTCCTCTTCGCTCAGGCGGTGGCCGCGGAAAATGGGAAGTCCCCCTTTGTCGACGAGCTGTTCGTACTTCGGCAGCACCTTCTCGTTTTGCGCGAACGCGGTCGGCGTTTCCGAGATGGAGCTCACGCCCAGGCCCAGCAGCACGTCGCTCGGCTGATCGCCGTAGCCCATGAAGTTCCGGTGAAGCGTTCCGTTCGTCAACGACTGCGCCAGCGAATCCGTCGGCAGCGCGAAGTGATCCATACCGATCTCGACGTAGCCCGCGTTTTTCAGCTCCGTGCGGGCGATTTCGTAGAGTTTACGTTTCGCTTCGCCCTTCGGCAGATCTTCGTCGCGGAAGAGTTTCTGCCCGGGCTTGATCCACGGAACGAGCGCGAACGAGTACAGCGCGATGCGATCGGGGCGAAGCTGCAGGGTCTTTTCGACCATGACCCCGATGGTCTGTTCGGTTTGTTTCGGCAGTCCGTAGACCAGATCGAAGTTCAGTGAACGGAAACCGAGTTTACGTCCTTCGTTCACGACGGCTTCGGCCTGCTCGTAAGTTTGGTAGCGGTGGATGATGCGCTGGACTTCGGCGTCGAAGTCCTGCACGCCCAGGCTCAGCCGATCAAAGCCCAGCCGCCGCAGGACCTGCAGCTGCGTGGGGCGCGTGCGGCGCGGATCGACCTCGATCGAACCTTCGAAGTTCGAGGTGCGGGTGAGGCCCTCGAGCATTCGGGTCAGCAGCGACTCCATGTTTTCTTCGCTCAAAAAGGTCGGCGAGCCGCCGCCGAGGTGGATGTGCTTGAGCGGGCGCTCGCGAAACTCCGGAACCCGCTCCAGATAAGCCGCGCGCTCTTTCAAAAGTCGCTCGACGTAGGGGATTTCGGTTTTGTGGTTTTTCGTGATCGTCGTATTGCAACCGCAGAAGGTGCAAAGGGTTTCGCAGTATGGGATGTGCAGGTAGAGCGACCACGCGGAATCCTTCGGGGTCAGGGCGTCCTTCAGGGACTTCACCCACTGCTCTTCGGTCGGCGTCTCGGACCAGTAGGGAACGGTGGGATAGCTCGTGTACCGGGGGGCCGGGACGTCGTACTTGCGAATCAGATCGGCCAGGGCCGGGGCACCCGCGGTGCGCGTGACGTCGCCGCTCACGAGAAGACCTCGCGCACGCGCTTCACGAAAGTGCGGACGTTCTCTTCGGGGGTTTGCGGCAGAATCCCGTGACCCAAACCGCAGACCCAACCGCGGCGCTCTTCAGGCGTTAGACGTTGCAACGGCAGGACCCAGCTCCACAGCATGCGGTCAAAATCCGTCGGCGGCAGGAACAGCCATTCGGGATCGAAGTTCCCTTGGATGAAGTGCGCACGCGGATGCGCGGACGACGGGTCGTGCAGAATGTCGGTCAGCTCATGGCGGTGATCGAAGCCCAACCCCTTGAAGGACTTGGTCATCAAACATTTCGCGAGCGCCGACTCGGAGAGTTCTTTGGAGTAGTAACCGATCTTCCCGGGGAACGCGCGCGCCAGGCTTTCCGCCGGCTCCAGCGCCCAGGTCTGGAAGTAGTCGGGGGCGAGCTCGCCCGCTGCCGTGTCGAGGATCATCACGACCTCGGCGCCGCCTTCCAGTTGCAGGCGGATGTTCTCTTTCAAGAGCGGCATCAGGTGCTCGTAGAACTGCGGCAGGATTTGGTTCGCCAGGGTTTTGGCGACTTTCATGCCGCCCTTGTGGCTGCCCTGGGTCGCGTAGGTGAAGAGCGTGAAGGGGCCGCCGATGAAACCGATCAGGCTTTTGTCTTTCGGCAGGACCTTGCGGGTTTCGATCAGCGCTTCTTTCTGGAAGGCGAGCTGGTCCACGACGGTCAAAGGATCGTTCAGTTTCAAAAGTGATTCGTTCGTCAAAGGCATGCGCAGCTTCGGGCCGCCGGCGTCTTCGAAGTAAAGACCCATGCCGAGCGCGTCCAGCGGGAACAGGATATCCGAGAACAGGATCGCCA
Protein-coding regions in this window:
- a CDS encoding uroporphyrinogen decarboxylase, which codes for MNDKFRNAIELIPQATPPVWMMRQAGRYHRHYQALRKNHTFLELCRSPKLAAETALGPIQDFDFDLAILFSDILFPLDALGMGLYFEDAGGPKLRMPLTNESLLKLNDPLTVVDQLAFQKEALIETRKVLPKDKSLIGFIGGPFTLFTYATQGSHKGGMKVAKTLANQILPQFYEHLMPLLKENIRLQLEGGAEVVMILDTAAGELAPDYFQTWALEPAESLARAFPGKIGYYSKELSESALAKCLMTKSFKGLGFDHRHELTDILHDPSSAHPRAHFIQGNFDPEWLFLPPTDFDRMLWSWVLPLQRLTPEERRGWVCGLGHGILPQTPEENVRTFVKRVREVFS
- the hemN gene encoding oxygen-independent coproporphyrinogen III oxidase codes for the protein MADLIRKYDVPAPRYTSYPTVPYWSETPTEEQWVKSLKDALTPKDSAWSLYLHIPYCETLCTFCGCNTTITKNHKTEIPYVERLLKERAAYLERVPEFRERPLKHIHLGGGSPTFLSEENMESLLTRMLEGLTRTSNFEGSIEVDPRRTRPTQLQVLRRLGFDRLSLGVQDFDAEVQRIIHRYQTYEQAEAVVNEGRKLGFRSLNFDLVYGLPKQTEQTIGVMVEKTLQLRPDRIALYSFALVPWIKPGQKLFRDEDLPKGEAKRKLYEIARTELKNAGYVEIGMDHFALPTDSLAQSLTNGTLHRNFMGYGDQPSDVLLGLGVSSISETPTAFAQNEKVLPKYEQLVDKGGLPIFRGHRLSEEDRTARAQILQLMTQGHVRLTGPEQEKDLREFLAPMLTDHLVELDAHELKITDAGRPFLRNACLGFDLRFRRAQPQTRIFSSSI
- the hemB gene encoding porphobilinogen synthase, translated to MLKMNERPRRNRRTENIRRMVHETDLGARNLVLPVFIVEDPKARIPIPSMPGIFREGRESLFETCDRLVDLGIPGIALFPVIDEKLKDDGGSQAYNPKGLCAETVRVLKKEYPDLVIFCDVALDPYTSHGHDGLVKDGQIVNDETVAVLVKQALTLAEAGADFVCPSDMMDGRIGAIRSALDEKGFTNVGILSYCAKYASSFYGPFRDALSSAPSFGDKKTYQMDARNRREARREARLDAAEGADILMVKPALAYLDVIRELREASDLPIAAYQVSGEYAMIKAGGEKGWINAPRIMMESLISIRRAGAEIIFTYAALEIAEALKRT
- a CDS encoding NAD(P)-binding protein, whose protein sequence is MFELKRHPDGQEPHHVIIGGGFSGLYLAWRLRQAGVWVRLYEAGQFGGMIQTRQTVFGPTETAANGFLANPSLVELAKDLEIPILKANDESKARFIHSSRGFQRWPLSILQSVLMALRILWSLVSGRMPPRADESVRDWGERVLGHAATERLLRPATRGIYVLPAEELSAQLVLGRFFAKRKRRAKLKGRIKGTVSFPRGMGQLIGALVERLNEDPGTQLIQKRVTPADLEEFHKNPAVRKIWIALSSPAAAALTANLEPKLAQALAAVPRVPVVTATAFFTRDARDRDGFGYLNHPELGGEVLGVLFNDRIFKGRSEAHRSETYIMKGENLAQAPDAKIRELIEETRARDTGRALPALHVEIQRWPAGLPRYDFALAQVQPEFQKDWGKIRLVGNYVAGIGLTRITEWVDDQFEGKNR
- the hemH gene encoding ferrochelatase; protein product: MSLQTSRWGLLILNLGTPRTTETKDVRNYLIEFLMDPFVIDRPWLFRALLVYGIIAPFRAPKSGALYKKIWTSRGSPLKYLTEDFVKNLKMDFQEGPLTRQMDLPIVWAFRYGEPDLMKALLELRKQKVERIMVMPMYPQYAESSTLTSFENLKEKLRRSPFRGVKLVQHYYHLDFYIDALVDSVAEHRKLEQPDAIVFSYHSIPVRHVTKMHPRCENCVKTPECKILQHELCYRGQCYETSRALERKLKARFPEWRNVPVHVTFQSKLTREPWLTPATDPTITALAQKGVKKLMVLAPGFAVDCLETLEELDMGLREKFLALGGEVFDRIPCLNADAQWTQKVHNYLLNRIEEQVEIELEDLQHAENERAATQKSTH